The Penaeus monodon isolate SGIC_2016 chromosome 5, NSTDA_Pmon_1, whole genome shotgun sequence genome window below encodes:
- the LOC119573289 gene encoding vacuolar protein sorting-associated protein 51 homolog yields the protein MASTDSKNERRRRTELLQFYGAGGKEDTPYDINSKHFNHDMYVQKTIKESSLKQLLEHESSLVSEIQSLDSDCQTLVYDHYDKFIAAADIVRKMKEGSVKMEAQISRLQENMARIIASSTSVTSALQERRGHLSRLLGVHGTLRKLEFLFHLPQKIDECIAEKNFAEGVASYVETAEVVHRYCHLPSFSAIHEDCEAAVGRLNQALKEQLALKEVSARHLTECVDLLLQLGEPAEGLCDDFLAHARTKLENDLSNLTKLAETAGGLGNEEEEGTEQGASEETTKAEEIKEGLGREETGDDSIRDGANLDILEFVDVCHETFVGNLWLVISSYKEMFLRSPEEGGSGSSNVAMEKLRVFVADLVEQYVAVVGVRVASEPDVGHYGQLTTALDKFHRRLHAITQLLPNTDFGNVALSLVLEAGSARCQSSLSMLKSGLASSLGDIRHALVAPRHPTQDGTESTHRQLNEHLTRLVASTAASIKDKVTALQAFTQPKHTFAVKAEFRRKFCRDLVREGVVVAFFLHITDTLLQFCHKKDKDPVLLLVLSRMCLDLHTSTVHYLLSHCDEQLQLEEKTGLTPLHSITDGMREAGQRLLNHYVHTQGSSISQMLRRSVELKDWLGCGEPRSVRRVMRTVLEEISTMDTQVGALYEEGNRRDRSSDSSRRTFHSVSASRGGGGGRSGWSTYTPSQLDNSLVANLNKLWSERIEIFAPVEFTRVSILTGIVKISLKTLLESVRLRTFSRFGLQQVQVDAHYLRTYLWSYVADEHVLNVLLDEVVTSASVRCCDPELMEQRVVEFICEQN from the exons ATGGCATCCACAG ACAGTAAAAATGAGCGCAGGAGACGGACAGAACTTCTCCAGTTCTATGGTGCTGGAGGGAAAGAGGACACTCCATATGATATCAACTCAAAGCACTTTAATCATGACATGTACGTCCAGAAGACCATTAAG GAGAGCAGTTTGAAGCAACTCCTGGAACATGAGAGTTCATTAGTGTCAGAGATTCAGTCTCTGGACTCTGATTGCCAAACCCTTGTTTATGACCACTATGACAAATTCATTGCTGCTGCTGACATTGTCCGCAAG ATGAAGGAGGGCTCAGTGAAGATGGAGGCTCAGATCAGCCGCCTTCAGGAGAACATGGCACGCATCATTGCCTCCTCAACCTCAGTCACATCAGCTCTCCAG GAACGTCGTGGCCACCTGAGTCGTCTTCTGGGTGTCCATGGCACCTTAAGGAAGTTGGAGTTCCTCTTTCACCTGCCACAGAAGATTGACGAATGCATTGCTGAGAAGAACTTTGCTGAG GGTGTGGCCAGCTATGTGGAAACAGCAGAAGTGGTTCATCGTTACTGCCATCTTCCATCCTTCAGTGCAATCCACGAGGACTGTGAAGCAGCTGTTGGCCGTCTTAACCAGGCTTTGAAAGAGCAGTTGGCACTCAaagag GTGAGTGCACGTCACCTGACAGAGTGTGTTGACCTGCTGCTGCAATTAGGAGAACCAGCAGAAGGACTCTGTGATGACTTTCTGGCCCATGCACGGACCAAGCTTGAGAATGACCTCTCCAACTTAACCAAGCTAGCAGAGACAGCTGGAGGCctggggaatgaggaagaggagggcacTGAGCAAGGGGCAAGTGAGGAGACCACCAAGGcagaggagataaaggagggtCTTGGACGGGAGGAAACAGGAGATGACAGCATTCGGGATGGGGCAAATCTG GATATCTTGGAGTTTGTGGATGTCTGCCATGAGACTTTTGTAGGGAACCTATGGCTTGTGATCTCATCTTATAAGGAGATGTTCTTGCGCTCgccagaagaaggaggaag TGGATCATCAAATGTGGCAATGGAGAAACTGCGGGTATTTGTGGCTGACTTGGTTGAACAATACGTAGCAGTGGTGGGAGTGAGAGTGGCCAGTGAGCCAGATGTAGGCCACTATGGGCAGCTCACCACAGCTCTCGACAAGTTCCATCGGCGTCTCCATGCCATCACACAGCTGCTCCCCAACACAGATTTTGGGAA TGTAGCTCTAAGCCTGGTCCTGGAAGCAGGTTCAGCCAGGTGCCAGTCATCTCTGTCAATGCTGAAGTCAGGCTTAGCATCCAGCCTGGGAGACATTCGGCATGCCCTTGTCGCCCCCAGGCACCCCACACAGGATGGGACAGAGTCCACACACCGACAGCTCAATGAGCACCTTACACGCCTTGTGGCTTCCACAGCAGCCTCCATCAAGGATAAAGTCACTGCTCTGCAG GCCTTTACACAACCCAAGCATACTTTTGCCGTCAAGGCTGAGTTCCGCCGCAAATTCTGCCGTGACCTGGTGAGAGAAGGTGTTGTAGTGGCCTTCTTTTTGCACATCACTGACACACTACTACAGTTCTGTCACAAGAAGGACAAGGACCCTGTCCTGCTGCTTGTGCTGTCAAGGATGTGCCTCGACCTCCACACATCCACTGTGCATTATCTG CTGAGCCACTGTGATGAACAGCTACAATTGGAGGAAAAGACAGGTCTGACACCTCTGCATTCCATCACAGACGGCATGCGGGAGGCTGGCCAGAGGCTACTAAACCATTATGTCCACACTCAGGGATCATCCATCAGCCAG ATGTTGCGTCGCAGTGTGGAGCTCAAGGATTGGCTTGGATGTGGGGAGCCTCGCAGTGTGCGTAGGGTCATGAGGACTGTCTTGGAGGAAATATCAACCATGGACACACAG GTTGGAGCCCTTTATGAAGAAGGAAATCGTCGTGACAGATCATCAGATTCCTCCAGACGTACTTTTCACAG TGTAAGTGCATcaagagggggtggtggaggacgATCAGGTTGGTCAACTTATACCCCAAGCCAGCTTGACAACAGCCTAGTGGCCAATCTCAACAAACTTTGGTCTGAGAGGATTGAGATCTTTGCACCAGTGGAATTTACGAGAGTCTCCATCCTCACTGGGATTGTTAAAATTAGTCTGAAG ACTTTACTTGAGAGTGTGCGCCTTAGGACCTTCAGCCGGTTTGGTCTGCAGCAAGTACAGGTTGATGCTCACTACCTGCGCACATATTTGTGGTCCTATGTGGCTGATGAGCA CGTCTTGAATGTCTTGCTGGACGAGGTAGTGACATCAGCCAGTGTGCGATGCTGTGACCCAGAGCTGATGGAACAGAGAGTCGTGGAGTTTATATGTGAGCAGAACTAA
- the LOC119573287 gene encoding N-glycosylase/DNA lyase-like, which produces MTMSSRLFRFACKKSELRLDITLQCGQSFRWREVNPGQWRGMIGNRVWTLSQDDTHIVCIQHPLEQDSSTRQEEKIKRTNNSGNKSRSCHKTRKTSERENNTEALLSTEKIEALMNDYFQLDVSLEKMYALWSKADQNFAYVSPQFPGVRMLNQDPVENVFSFICSSNNNIQRITMLVDRLCKLYGSPVATVDGTTWNSFPRVTSLAKSGVEETLREHGFGYRAKFISKSAQMILEKGGEEWLFSLRKLPYEECHAQLMTLNGIGAKVSDCICLMSMGHLGAIPVDTHVFQIAVRDYLPHLRSCKTVTDKVYKEIANHFRQIFGEYAGWAHSVLFSADLKKFDSLKNDESEEQNQKKKKKKK; this is translated from the exons ATGACAATGTCGTCAAGACTGTTCAGATTTGCCTGTAAGAAGTCTGAGTTACGGCTTGATATTACTCTACAATGTGGACAATCCTTTAG GTGGCGTGAGGTCAACCCAGGGCAGTGGCGAGGCATGATAGGGAATCGCGTGTGGACGCTTTCCCAGGACGATACTCACATTGTTTGCATTCAGCATCCACTAGAGCAAGACTCCTCCACTCGgcaggaagaaaagataaaaaggacaaacaaCTCAGGGAACAAATCAAGATCTTgtcataaaacaagaaaaacaagtgaaagggaaaataacACAGAGGCTTTACTAAGTACCGAAAAGATAGAAGCATTAATGAATGATTACTTCCAACTAGATGTTAGTCTTGAGAAGATGTATGCTTTATGGTCTAAGGCAGACCAGAATTTTGCATATGTGAGTCCGCAGTTCCCAGGAGTGCGGATGCTCAATCAAGATCCTGTAGAGAACGTTTTCTCATTCATATGTTCATCTAATAATAACATTCAGAG AATTACCATGCTGGTGGACAGACTCTGTAAACTCTATGGCTCCCCTGTGGCAACAGTGGATGGAACAACGTGGAATTCCTTCCCAAGGGTGACCTCCCTGGCCAAATCAGGGGTGGAAGAGACACTCAGGGAACATGGCTTTGGTTATAG GGCAAAGTTCATCAGCAAATCAGCACAGATGATcctggaaaagggaggggaagagtggctGTTCTCCTTGCGAAAGTTGCCGTATGAGGAGTGCCATGCACAGCTCATGACTCTGAATGGCATTGGAGCTAAA GTAAGTGACTGCATCTGCCTTATGTCCATGGGTCATCTAGGGGCCATCCCTGTGGACACACACGTATTCCAAATTGCCGTTCGTGATTACCTCCCACACCTGCGTTCTTGCAAGACAGTCACGGACAAGGTATATAAGGAAATTGCCAACCACTTCCGGCAAATCTTTGGGGAATATGCTGGTTGGGCACACTCG GTCCTCTTCAGTGCTGACCTCAAGAAATTTGACAGTCTGAAGAATGATGAAAGTGAAGAgcagaatcagaagaagaagaaaaaaaagaaatga
- the LOC119573288 gene encoding translin-associated protein X-like, with protein sequence MGDHGRRNAKKPPDTSQDTPLMTLFRVYSKALDEKNDKYERIYKTSRDVTVRSKRVIFSLQRIPGLSEEEKEALMVSATNELRDIERTLLKHIAMELRDEEPHQFVNAFTSGIQEYIEAVSFHHFLLTGTIISHEEVQRRVTFGDQEEDQTDLVPLSVLVQPKEYILGIADLTGELMRFCIKSVSTGDFEKCYKICEVLKKMHGGFLSLGYIPAKDLYNKVTVFRSSLHKVEEACYSLQLRKSEVPAEMLGDVFALYDADDHSTGFM encoded by the exons ATGGGTGACCATGGCCGAAGAAATGCAAAGAAGCCCCCAGATACCAGCCAGGACACACCCTTAATGACTCTCTTCCGTGTGTACTCTAAAGCCCTAGATGAGAAGAATGATAAATATGAACGTATTTACAAGACCAGCCGTGATGTGACGGTACGCAGCAAAAGGGTCATCTTCTCCCTTCAGAGAATACCTGG CCtgagtgaagaggagaaggaagcatTGATGGTATCAGCTACAAATGAACTGCGTGACATTGAGCGTACACTCCTAAAGCATATTGCCATGGAACTTAGGGATGAGGAGCCACACCAATTTGTTAATGCTTTTACTTCAG GCATCCAGGAGTACATTGAGGCTGTGTCTTTCCACCACTTTCTGCTGACGGGGACAATTATCAGCCATGAGGAAGTGCAGCGTCGTGTAACCTTTGGGGACCAGGAGGAAGACCAGACAGACTTAGTTCCCCTCAGTGTGCTTGTCCAGCCCAAGGAATACATCCTAGGGATTGCTGACCTCACAGGGGAGCTTATGAGGTTCTGCATCAAGAGTGTGAGCACAGGAGACTTTGAGAAATGCTACAAGATCTGTGAGGTCCTCAAAAAGATGCACGGTGGCTTCCTGTCCCTTGGTTATATCCCAGCCAAGGACCTTTACAATAAGGTCACTGTTTTTAGGTCAAGTCTACACAAGGTGGAAGAAGCATGCTACTCGCTACAGCTGCGGAAGTCAGAGGTACCTGCGGAAATGCTGGGTGATGTCTTTGCTCTCTATGATGCAGATGACCACAGCACAGGATTTATGTAA